The Variovorax paradoxus genome window below encodes:
- a CDS encoding DUF1801 domain-containing protein, with protein sequence MKKSESGTDPAISAQIDQKIAELGDWRTQTLGRMRQLIKEADPEIVEELKWMGTPTWSHDGIVCTGESYKGKVKLTFAKGASLADAAGLFNASLEGNARRAIDIGEGETVDAQAFKALIQEAVAFNVTKKAAKAKRPA encoded by the coding sequence ATGAAGAAATCCGAGTCGGGCACCGACCCCGCGATCTCCGCGCAGATCGACCAGAAGATCGCCGAGCTCGGCGACTGGCGCACCCAGACGCTGGGCCGCATGCGGCAGCTGATCAAGGAGGCCGATCCGGAGATCGTCGAGGAACTCAAGTGGATGGGCACGCCGACCTGGTCGCACGACGGCATCGTCTGCACCGGCGAGTCGTACAAGGGGAAGGTGAAGCTGACCTTCGCCAAGGGCGCCTCGCTCGCGGATGCGGCCGGCCTGTTCAACGCGAGCCTCGAGGGCAATGCGCGGCGCGCGATCGACATCGGCGAAGGCGAGACGGTCGATGCGCAGGCCTTCAAGGCGCTGATCCAGGAAGCGGTGGCGTTCAACGTGACGAAGAAGGCGGCGAAGGCGAAGCGCCCGGCATAG
- a CDS encoding NIPSNAP family protein, which translates to MIHELRLYAVAPGRMADVHDRFNHHFPALFEKHGVDCVARWQAVAGPDAPRFVYLMAYRDYAHREAVWASFYADAEWWRVRAETNAGHEMVERHDLFFLKPNAAWPALAAADAAESVGGLHELVQQQIAPGQNANANAFLHDTWLPRVREAGARVLAVWDMAAGAGMQKVVLLYAWPDAAAWRAGRQRLDRDAALQAEFAAQRARHGTALFQRAEVNLLEPAPGATIRAGLGRIA; encoded by the coding sequence ATGATCCACGAACTGCGTCTCTACGCGGTGGCACCGGGCCGCATGGCCGACGTGCACGACCGCTTCAACCACCATTTCCCGGCCTTGTTCGAGAAGCACGGCGTCGACTGCGTCGCGCGCTGGCAGGCCGTGGCCGGCCCCGACGCGCCGCGCTTCGTCTACCTGATGGCCTACCGCGACTACGCGCACCGCGAGGCCGTGTGGGCCAGCTTCTATGCCGACGCCGAGTGGTGGCGCGTGCGCGCCGAGACCAATGCGGGCCACGAGATGGTGGAACGCCACGACCTGTTCTTCCTGAAGCCGAACGCCGCCTGGCCGGCGCTCGCGGCGGCCGACGCGGCCGAGTCGGTGGGCGGCCTGCACGAGCTGGTGCAGCAGCAGATCGCGCCCGGGCAGAACGCCAATGCCAATGCGTTCCTGCACGACACCTGGCTGCCGCGCGTGCGCGAGGCTGGCGCGCGCGTGCTCGCCGTGTGGGACATGGCGGCCGGCGCCGGCATGCAGAAGGTCGTGCTGCTCTACGCCTGGCCCGATGCCGCGGCCTGGCGTGCCGGCCGCCAGCGACTGGACCGCGATGCCGCGCTGCAGGCCGAGTTCGCGGCGCAGCGCGCGCGCCATGGCACGGCGCTGTTCCAGCGCGCCGAGGTCAACCTGCTCGAGCCCGCGCCGGGCGCGACCATTCGCGCCGGGCTGGGCCGCATCGCCTGA
- a CDS encoding NAD(P)H-binding protein codes for MPPLKIALVGGTGRVGRHVALEAARRGHLVRPLSRAEFDVFDAEALARGLQGQDVLVSAYGAPAELAPLLVRATASMLQAVRTAGVARIVTVGGAGGLAVAPGRRLADTADFPAELLPKVRAHEEAVALLAASGLDWTCLAPAARIAPGERSGRYRCAVGALVSDVQGRSGISYADFACALVDELEGRRYPRQLVGIGD; via the coding sequence ATGCCGCCGCTGAAGATCGCGCTGGTCGGCGGCACCGGGCGCGTGGGACGCCACGTCGCGCTCGAGGCCGCGCGCCGCGGCCACCTGGTGCGGCCCTTGTCGCGCGCCGAGTTCGACGTGTTCGATGCGGAGGCGCTCGCGCGCGGGCTGCAGGGGCAGGACGTGCTGGTCAGCGCCTATGGCGCGCCGGCCGAGCTGGCGCCCTTGCTGGTGCGTGCCACGGCTTCGATGCTGCAGGCGGTGCGCACGGCGGGCGTCGCGCGCATCGTCACCGTCGGCGGTGCGGGCGGCCTCGCGGTGGCGCCGGGCCGGCGACTGGCCGACACGGCGGACTTTCCGGCCGAGCTGCTGCCCAAGGTCAGGGCGCACGAGGAAGCGGTGGCCCTGCTCGCCGCCTCGGGGCTCGACTGGACCTGCCTCGCGCCCGCCGCGCGCATCGCGCCGGGCGAGCGCAGCGGCCGCTACCGCTGCGCGGTCGGCGCGCTGGTCAGCGATGTGCAGGGCCGCAGCGGCATCTCGTATGCGGACTTCGCCTGCGCACTGGTCGACGAGCTCGAGGGCCGACGGTATCCGCGGCAGCTGGTGGGCATCGGCGACTGA